The Corynebacterium freiburgense region AGAAGGGCTTCCATATGCGCTGAGGCTTCCGGAACTGTATCAACTTCAAATGTCAGGGTTGGGGTAAACCGCACACCTAATTGATCTCCTACGATTTTGCGGAGTTGCCCCTTGGCGCGTTTTAGCGCTTCAGCGGCAGCATCCATATCTGGCTCCGCATCAACGGTGACCCCACGAACGGTATAGAACACCGTGGCGTCGTGAAGATCGCCGGTGACTTTGCAATCCGTAATGGTCACATATTCTAAGCGGCGGTCCTTTACCTCCAGTTCGATCGCATTGGCAACGATCGTTAAAATGCGCTTTGCCATTCGCGCTGCACGTGCATGATCAACCATGACGAACCCTCCAGCTTAGAAAACTTTCTCAATGTACCCGACCATCTTACATCCTGGTAGTTTATCCACGCCGAGCGTCTGCCACCGCCCGGGTAACCATCCAACTCAATGCCAATGATGTGCCCGCTCCCACCAAAAAACCACTGGCCACATCCGTAAACCAATGCACACCCAAATACAACCGTGATGCCGCAATTGCAGCCACAAATGCCGCACCCAATATCCATGTAATAAGCCGAATCCTACGGCTACGCACAATTGCCCCAATAATTAAAATTATTGAAACCCCAAATGCGGCCGCTGCCGTTGTATGACCTGAAGGAAAACTAAAATCATGTTCAGTGGTTAATTGCGTAATCAGAGGTGGGCGTTCTCGCCGTACAAAGTACTTTAAAGAGTGAGTAATTGCCGACGCCCCCGCCACACACGCCACCACATACCCTCCAAGCCAACGGCTCTGGGTAGCCCACCACACAAAAGCACCTAGAAACACTGCCAATAATGTTGCGTACAGCGGGTTTAATAATAGAGTGATTCCCCGCATTACCACCGTTGTCACCGGATCGCGGGATTCAATAAATTCTTCTAAAACTCGATTATCCCCATGCACCACTAATTCCCAGTGCACCAGCATTCCCACGCTGGCAGCCACCAATACCGCAAGTATCCCCACAATTGCGCGAGTTCGATCCGAAAACCTTTCAGTAATCATTTATCCAGGCTACGGCATCGTCCCGCAGATGACGTTAACCAGCTTCTAAAAATACTCAAAACCCCCATCACCTTCTTTCGGAAAAGGAAATGGGGGTTTCAAACTAGGGTATGTTAGCTACGCGGCACTTCAACCAGTTCATAGACTTCGATAATGTCATCGACCTGGATATCTGGGTAGGAAAGCACCATACCGCATTCATAACCAGCGGCTACCTCGGTAACATCGTCCTTTTCACGGCGCAACGAATCAATATTCGCTTTTTCTGCAACCACATTGCCGTCACGTACCAAACGTACTGTGGCATTACGGCGCACCTTACCGGATTCGACCATGCAACCTGCGATAAGACCAACAGCAGAAGCTTTAAAGATCGCACGGATTTCAGCACGACCAACTTCACGCTCTTCGTAGATAGGCTTAAGCATACCGCGAAGTGCAGATTCGATATCTTCAATAGCACGGTAAATCACCGAGTAGTAGCGAATCTCCACGCCTTCCGCATTGGCTTCTTCTGTTGCTTTTCCTTCAGAACGAACATTGAAACCAATAATGACGGCGTCAGAAGCAGCAGCCAAGGAAACGTTGGTTTGGGTTACCGCACCAACACCACGGTCAATAATATTGAGCGCTACTTCATCATCGATTTGGATCTTGAGCAGTGCTTCTTCCAGCGCTTCGACGGAACCAGCATTATCACCCTTCAGAATAAGGTTCAAGGTGCTGGTTTCCTTAAGCACTGCATCCAGGTCTTCGAGAGATACACGCTTACGGTTCTTTGCGGCCATAGCATTACGCTTACGGGCATTGCGCTTATCCGCAATTTGGCGTGCAACACGGTCATCTTCAACAACCAGAAGGTTATCGCCAGCGCCTGGGACACTGCTTAAGCCCTGTACCTGCACTGGGCGCGATGGACCGGCTTCTTCTACGTCATTGCCGTATTCATCGACCATGCGGCGTACACGACCATGCGCATCACCAGCAACAATCGAGTCACCCACACGCAAAGTACCGCGCTGAACGATTACCGTAGCAACCGGACCGCGACCACGGTCAAGATGAGCTTCAATTGCTACACCTTGGGCGTCCATGTCTGGGTTCGCAAGCAGCTCCAGTGAAGCATCTGCGGTGAGCAGGACGGCTTCGAGAAGCTTTTCAATATTAAGCCCTTGCTTTGCCGAAATATCTACGAACATAGTGTCGCCACCATATTCTTCTGGCACAAGACCATACTCAGTGAGTTGGCCACGAATCTTGTCTGGTTGCGCGCCTTCTTTGTCAATCTTGTTTACGGCTACCACGATTGGAACTTCAGCAGCTTTCGCGTGGTTGATGGCTTCAACCGTCTGCGGCATAACCCCATCATCGGCGGCGACCACAAGGATCGCAATATCGGTAGATTTCGCACCACGGGCACGCATCGCGGTAAACGCCTCATGGCCTGGGGTATCAAGGAAGGTTACTAGGCGCCGTTCGCCATCGATATGTACCGGTACCTGATACGCACCAATACCCTGCGTAATGCCGCCGGCCTCGCCCGAACCAACATTGGTTTTACGGATCGTATCCAGCAAACGGGTCTTACCATGATCGACGTGACCCATCACAGTAACAACTGGCGGACGCTTTTCTAGTGCATCTTCATCGCCTTCATCTTCACCGAATTGGAGGTCGAAGCTTTCCAGGAGTTCACGGTCTTCGTCTTCTGGGGAAACAACCTCAACTTGGTAGTTCATTTCATCACCGAGCAGCATCAATGTTTCATCAGAAACGGATGCGGTCGCGGTAACCATTTCACCAAGGTTAAACAGCGCCTGTACCAGTGCAGCTGCTTCGGCGCCGATCTTATCGGCGAAATCGGACAAGGATGCGCCACGAGCCAAACGCAGAGTTGCACCGCCGCCATCGGGAAGACGCACGCCACCAATAACGTTTGGT contains the following coding sequences:
- the rbfA gene encoding 30S ribosome-binding factor RbfA; the encoded protein is MVDHARAARMAKRILTIVANAIELEVKDRRLEYVTITDCKVTGDLHDATVFYTVRGVTVDAEPDMDAAAEALKRAKGQLRKIVGDQLGVRFTPTLTFEVDTVPEASAHMEALLAKARARDEELRKLAANATPAGEADPYKHGSEDRDDE
- a CDS encoding phosphatase PAP2 family protein, translated to MITERFSDRTRAIVGILAVLVAASVGMLVHWELVVHGDNRVLEEFIESRDPVTTVVMRGITLLLNPLYATLLAVFLGAFVWWATQSRWLGGYVVACVAGASAITHSLKYFVRRERPPLITQLTTEHDFSFPSGHTTAAAAFGVSIILIIGAIVRSRRIRLITWILGAAFVAAIAASRLYLGVHWFTDVASGFLVGAGTSLALSWMVTRAVADARRG
- the infB gene encoding translation initiation factor IF-2 — encoded protein: MPGKLRVHELAKKLGVTSKELLATLKEQGEFVKTASSTIEPPVVKKMEQHYAAKQGGDQTEEKPKAKAAPKPAAPKPGEAKAAAKPAAPKPNTTKSAAPKPGAPKPGAPKPAAPKPSAVKPAVPKPGAAAPKPGAPKPGAPKPAAPKPSAPKPGAAKPGAPKPAAPKPGAPKPGAPKPGASDGPKPAGMPRPMAKPGPKPGGRVPRVANNPFSTSSSAAPAPRPGGGPRPGGGPRPGGGSRPQGGGQRTGGGSRQQGGSKPSAGGGGRRPTPAMMPNHPNPGQMPAKAQGSGGGRGRGGGGGASFGRGGGPNGPGGAGGGGGRGGRRGGTAGAFGRPGGAPRKGRKSKRQKRNEYEAMQAPNVIGGVRLPDGGGATLRLARGASLSDFADKIGAEAAALVQALFNLGEMVTATASVSDETLMLLGDEMNYQVEVVSPEDEDRELLESFDLQFGEDEGDEDALEKRPPVVTVMGHVDHGKTRLLDTIRKTNVGSGEAGGITQGIGAYQVPVHIDGERRLVTFLDTPGHEAFTAMRARGAKSTDIAILVVAADDGVMPQTVEAINHAKAAEVPIVVAVNKIDKEGAQPDKIRGQLTEYGLVPEEYGGDTMFVDISAKQGLNIEKLLEAVLLTADASLELLANPDMDAQGVAIEAHLDRGRGPVATVIVQRGTLRVGDSIVAGDAHGRVRRMVDEYGNDVEEAGPSRPVQVQGLSSVPGAGDNLLVVEDDRVARQIADKRNARKRNAMAAKNRKRVSLEDLDAVLKETSTLNLILKGDNAGSVEALEEALLKIQIDDEVALNIIDRGVGAVTQTNVSLAAASDAVIIGFNVRSEGKATEEANAEGVEIRYYSVIYRAIEDIESALRGMLKPIYEEREVGRAEIRAIFKASAVGLIAGCMVESGKVRRNATVRLVRDGNVVAEKANIDSLRREKDDVTEVAAGYECGMVLSYPDIQVDDIIEVYELVEVPRS